TCACGGCAATCCCGATAAGCAGACCACGGGTGATCACTGCCTGCATCATCCCGCCTGCGAAGATACCCTCGCTGATGTCCCGCGGCTTGCGGCTCATCACATCCGGCTCGGCTTTTTCCATGCCCAGCGCAATTGCCGGGAGGGAGTCATTCGCCAGGTTAATGAACAACAGCTGAATGGCCGTGAACGGATTGATCCAGTCGAAGATCAGGGCGAACAGGATGGCGATAATCGCACCCAGATTGCCGGCGAACAGATAGGCGATCGCCTTCTTAATGTTATCGAACACTGTCCGGCCAACGGCCACTGCATTGACAATCGATACGAAGTTATCATCGGTGAGGATCATGGCTGCTGAATCCTTGGCCACATCGGTTCCGCTGCCCATCGCAACCCCGATGTCGGCCTGCTTCAGCGCCGGGGCATCATTGACACCGTCACCGGTCATGGCGGTGATTTTGCCCTTACGCTGCCAGGCCCGGACGATCCGGATCTTGTTCTCCGGGGAGACGCGGGCATAGACGCCGATCTGCTCCAGCCTGCTGTCCAGCTCTTCGTCGGACATGGCATCCAGCTCCTGGCCGGTAACGGCGATCTCATGCTCCGCCATCAGCCCGATGTCGCGGCCGATTGCCTGGGCGGTGGTCTTATGGTCCCCGGTGATCATAATCGTACGGATACCTGCTTTGTTCGATTCGGCGATAGAGCCGTATACTGCCTCGCGCGGCGGGTCAATCATCGCCGACAGGCCGACCAGAACCATGTCATGCTCATCGTCTAGGCCCACCTCAGTCACCGTGTCCGGCACGTTCTTATAGGCATAAGCAAGCACGCGCAGCGCTCTGCTGGAGAACTGTTCGTTCGCTTCATTGAAGCACTCCAGGACCTCCAATGACAGCGGAACCTCCTGGCCCTCCAGCAGGACATGGGAACATCTGCTGAACAGAACATCCGGGCCGCCTTTGGTAAGCAGGGCCTTCTGTCCTTCGAACGTATGCAGCGTGGTCATTAGCTTGCGTTCCGAATCGAACGGCAGCTCGGCCTCGCGCGGGAAGTTATCGCGGATCTCGCGGTAATCCCTGTCCTTGTTATTACTGAAGGCAATCAGTGCTACCTCGGTCGGGTCGCCCAGCTCCTTGCCTTCTTCATTAATATTGGAGTCGTTACAGAGTACTGCGATATGCAGCAGCTTGCGGGCCTCTTCTGACCAGTCATCGGCCTTCAGCTTGAACTGCTCCTCCGGGCCTCCGGGAAGGAAATAATCGACAACCGTCATTTTATTCTGGGTTAGTGTTCCTGTCTTGTCTGTACAGATGACGCTTGTTGATCCCAGTGCCTCTACAGCAGGCAGCTTACGGATAATAGCATGCTGCCGGGCCATTTTGTTCGTGCCCACGGAGAGCACAATGGTTACGATAGAAGACAATGCCTCGGGAATAGCGGCAACGGCTACTGCTACAGCGAACATCAAGGCATTCAGGATGGCTTCGGTGGTGTCTACCGTGTCATTCGACAGCCAGACGCGTGCGGCCTGAATGGAGAAGATCAGCACAGACAGCAGCAGGACGGCGATCCCCAGCTTTTTGCCGAAGCTCTCCAGCTTGCGCTGCAGGGGCGTCTGCTTGGCTTCGGCACTCTCGATCAGCCCGGCAATCTTCCCGAGCTCGGTGCCGAGTGCCGTTC
The sequence above is a segment of the Paenibacillus sp. FSL R7-0204 genome. Coding sequences within it:
- a CDS encoding cation-translocating P-type ATPase, whose translation is MEYYRRNSSDTLKEVDSSTSGLTSAEVDTRLAKEGYNELKGKAKDPLWKLFLENFKDPMVIVLLIAATVQIVMGHIMESVIIFVVLILNAVISVVQTRKAESSLDALRKMSAPEAKVMRDGALLSIPARELVRGDIVFLEAGDYVPADGRIIESGSLRIDEGMLTGESEAVDKHTDPIQQEAPLGDRRNMAFSGSLVVYGRGTLVITGTALGTELGKIAGLIESAEAKQTPLQRKLESFGKKLGIAVLLLSVLIFSIQAARVWLSNDTVDTTEAILNALMFAVAVAVAAIPEALSSIVTIVLSVGTNKMARQHAIIRKLPAVEALGSTSVICTDKTGTLTQNKMTVVDYFLPGGPEEQFKLKADDWSEEARKLLHIAVLCNDSNINEEGKELGDPTEVALIAFSNNKDRDYREIRDNFPREAELPFDSERKLMTTLHTFEGQKALLTKGGPDVLFSRCSHVLLEGQEVPLSLEVLECFNEANEQFSSRALRVLAYAYKNVPDTVTEVGLDDEHDMVLVGLSAMIDPPREAVYGSIAESNKAGIRTIMITGDHKTTAQAIGRDIGLMAEHEIAVTGQELDAMSDEELDSRLEQIGVYARVSPENKIRIVRAWQRKGKITAMTGDGVNDAPALKQADIGVAMGSGTDVAKDSAAMILTDDNFVSIVNAVAVGRTVFDNIKKAIAYLFAGNLGAIIAILFALIFDWINPFTAIQLLFINLANDSLPAIALGMEKAEPDVMSRKPRDISEGIFAGGMMQAVITRGLLIGIAVIISQYIGLQHSDEMGIAMAFTTLILARTLQTFAARSNSQTSVEAGFFSNKYVIGAVMICFAFYGIAVLPGVREIFSIPATFGMNHWLTATGLALGAVIVMELAKLIRRLLPAKQAA